From the genome of Hyalangium gracile, one region includes:
- a CDS encoding DUSAM domain-containing protein: MAAELDWEPIRVLGRRVIERGEPLELSDEVRALLQRSTEEVALSPEDAASALRSVPTATTLLGEITRRIREGSARLSKAQIRASDLQDAGDLDGACKLMEEVLAVEVVPHYRRIAEAQLRKATRLKSVAASGQADAKLSVRAQLPVLLHRVQQGHPLELNEGMLVFLRRAAADVGMSEAETEPALGSPESAGALLGQIMGRFRDAEDRLEHALSRMSELRDAGDLEGARQQIREWLAVEVVPRFRRAAEENLAGLDEPPPAP; encoded by the coding sequence ATGGCTGCTGAGCTTGACTGGGAACCCATTCGCGTACTGGGGCGACGAGTCATCGAGCGCGGTGAACCGCTCGAACTCTCGGACGAGGTACGCGCTCTCTTGCAGCGTTCCACAGAAGAGGTAGCGCTCTCTCCAGAGGACGCGGCGAGTGCTCTGCGCAGTGTCCCCACGGCCACAACGCTGCTTGGAGAGATCACGCGCCGCATCCGGGAGGGCTCGGCCCGTCTCTCCAAGGCTCAAATCCGGGCATCCGACCTCCAGGATGCAGGCGACCTGGACGGCGCATGCAAGCTGATGGAAGAGGTGCTCGCCGTTGAGGTCGTTCCTCACTACCGCAGGATCGCCGAGGCCCAGCTTCGCAAGGCAACCCGGCTCAAGTCCGTTGCTGCGAGCGGGCAGGCAGATGCGAAGCTCTCCGTTCGTGCACAGCTCCCCGTCCTTCTGCACCGCGTCCAGCAAGGGCACCCGCTGGAACTCAACGAGGGGATGCTCGTCTTCCTGCGACGGGCCGCCGCTGACGTAGGCATGAGCGAGGCCGAAACGGAACCGGCGCTAGGCAGTCCTGAGAGTGCAGGGGCGCTTCTCGGGCAGATCATGGGGCGCTTCCGTGACGCCGAAGACCGCCTTGAGCACGCGCTCTCAAGAATGTCGGAACTCCGGGATGCAGGGGATCTCGAAGGTGCACGCCAGCAGATCCGCGAATGGCTCGCCGTGGAGGTCGTCCCGAGGTTCCGCCGTGCCGCCGAGGAGAACCTAGCGGGCCTGGACGAACCGCCCCCAGCACCGTAG
- a CDS encoding DUF2380 domain-containing protein — MKLRKTGVLLSLLLAACASKQSLLTLAGTIVPARGVGRRIHGEGERGGLWNNAWRQFRRENPRALPDAIYRQAGKMIYEFELAGPVVPYYSGRRG; from the coding sequence ATGAAGCTCCGAAAAACGGGTGTGCTGCTGAGCCTGCTGCTTGCAGCGTGTGCCTCGAAGCAGTCCCTCCTCACCCTGGCTGGAACAATCGTGCCGGCCCGAGGAGTTGGTAGGCGTATCCACGGCGAGGGAGAGCGCGGGGGCTTGTGGAACAACGCCTGGAGACAGTTCAGGAGGGAAAATCCGCGCGCGTTGCCGGACGCCATCTACCGGCAGGCTGGGAAGATGATCTATGAGTTCGAGCTGGCAGGGCCTGTTGTCCCCTACTACTCAGGCCGGCGTGGGTGA
- the sitI6 gene encoding SitI6 family double-CXXCG motif immunity protein, which translates to MKFYLLDPEELSRRTGDIDAAHRWKLPGVRCPTCGATWSDGSDAYPSVDLGSLPQHKEFEEPRTKPFAEFARLRELVRPWVPSGVPLWPGTRFGPLVGTASGTFGPFCFQNPWTMLAHRETVERLQAEGLRDIKGRRTELRFRKKNPPELLELELHPYGQLHADCLPPDLPPPCETCGRQELSLPEQPILEAASLPTHVDLFRLASFLTLIIGNERFVDTVRRLDLGGIVFRELPAR; encoded by the coding sequence GTGAAGTTCTATTTGCTCGACCCCGAGGAATTGTCGCGCCGCACAGGTGATATCGACGCTGCCCATCGGTGGAAGCTGCCCGGAGTTCGCTGTCCTACTTGTGGAGCCACCTGGTCTGACGGCTCGGATGCCTACCCCTCCGTGGACCTGGGTTCCCTGCCACAACACAAGGAGTTCGAGGAGCCTCGAACGAAACCTTTCGCCGAGTTCGCTCGACTCCGTGAACTCGTACGTCCCTGGGTACCTTCTGGGGTGCCTCTCTGGCCAGGAACAAGGTTCGGCCCACTGGTAGGCACTGCCTCGGGGACCTTTGGACCTTTCTGCTTCCAGAACCCGTGGACGATGCTGGCCCACCGCGAGACGGTAGAGCGCCTGCAAGCCGAAGGACTCCGCGACATCAAGGGCCGCCGCACCGAGCTGCGCTTCCGCAAGAAGAATCCCCCCGAGCTGCTGGAGCTCGAACTTCACCCGTACGGCCAGCTCCACGCCGACTGCCTCCCACCCGACCTTCCACCTCCCTGCGAGACATGCGGCCGCCAAGAACTCTCCCTGCCAGAGCAGCCCATCCTGGAGGCCGCGTCGCTGCCCACGCACGTCGACCTTTTCCGGCTTGCGAGCTTCTTGACCTTGATCATCGGTAACGAGCGCTTCGTGGACACCGTGCGCCGACTGGATCTGGGAGGAATCGTGTTTCGGGAACTCCCCGCCCGCTGA
- a CDS encoding imm11 family protein yields MPKRYFELADDVSIPHRWHLAMPRDRHGLKVDDAQFSSGAPVHIQERLRIPIEIAGKPLDFTEAGISIPVVHVRVASMLAKVAPDDVQLLPVDVEGHPDQYLILVATRLIRCIDETASRIELWTHEDGVPHKVGQYASVRDMRIDKASVGTAKVFRPEGWEVTLIVSGEIKDALEGMGAIGTRFEEV; encoded by the coding sequence ATGCCCAAGCGTTATTTTGAACTCGCCGACGATGTGAGCATCCCGCACCGCTGGCACCTGGCGATGCCGAGGGACCGTCATGGCCTCAAAGTGGATGACGCGCAGTTTTCGAGTGGTGCCCCCGTCCACATTCAGGAGCGCTTGCGAATCCCCATCGAGATCGCTGGCAAGCCACTGGACTTCACGGAAGCGGGCATCAGTATCCCGGTGGTTCATGTCCGGGTCGCGTCCATGTTGGCGAAGGTGGCCCCTGATGATGTGCAACTGCTCCCGGTGGACGTGGAGGGCCACCCTGATCAGTACCTGATCCTCGTGGCCACACGATTGATCCGCTGCATCGACGAGACAGCGTCCCGGATCGAACTCTGGACGCACGAGGACGGAGTGCCTCACAAGGTCGGTCAGTATGCCTCCGTGCGTGACATGCGCATCGACAAGGCCAGCGTGGGAACCGCTAAGGTGTTCCGTCCCGAGGGTTGGGAGGTCACCCTGATTGTCTCCGGGGAGATCAAGGACGCCCTAGAGGGTATGGGCGCCATAGGCACGAGATTCGAGGAGGTCTAG
- a CDS encoding CPBP family intramembrane glutamic endopeptidase has protein sequence MAKGSLKAPLVSAFVGPVAFLVLLVGFSAWFVRGGPPSDPQEVAEWVTGKMGLILLLVQVVLATTAFWLWRSGAVATTLRQPAWPWPRAVVIGVLFGAGLFAAYALGIERQLVALQASLGDYVSSGAIVDRISRPLSLFFLANCVMAPVAEEVIYRGHVLPRLAERWGSWPALLLSAGLFGGLHWAGGFWYMAATALLVGLPLGLLFLRSGMLALPLAAHLTLNLLEFGMAFGRHG, from the coding sequence ATGGCTAAGGGGTCTCTCAAGGCACCGCTGGTGTCGGCCTTCGTCGGGCCTGTCGCCTTCCTCGTCCTGCTGGTGGGCTTCTCCGCCTGGTTCGTCCGAGGCGGCCCTCCCAGCGACCCGCAGGAGGTTGCCGAATGGGTGACGGGGAAGATGGGGCTCATCCTGCTGCTCGTTCAGGTGGTGCTGGCCACGACCGCGTTCTGGCTCTGGCGCTCAGGAGCCGTTGCCACCACCCTCCGGCAGCCGGCCTGGCCATGGCCACGAGCCGTGGTGATCGGCGTGCTGTTCGGCGCAGGCCTCTTCGCCGCCTACGCGCTGGGTATCGAGCGCCAGCTGGTGGCGCTCCAGGCGAGTCTGGGCGACTACGTGTCCTCGGGGGCGATCGTGGATCGCATCAGCCGGCCGCTGAGCCTCTTCTTCCTCGCCAACTGTGTCATGGCGCCCGTGGCGGAGGAGGTCATCTACCGGGGGCATGTGCTGCCGCGCCTGGCGGAACGGTGGGGATCGTGGCCAGCGCTGCTCCTGAGCGCGGGGCTCTTCGGAGGGCTCCACTGGGCCGGCGGCTTCTGGTACATGGCCGCTACGGCGCTGCTGGTAGGCCTTCCGCTGGGGCTGCTCTTCCTGCGCTCGGGCATGCTGGCACTGCCGCTCGCGGCGCACCTCACGCTGAACCTGCTCGAGTTCGGCATGGCGTTCGGGCGACACGGGTGA
- a CDS encoding PadR family transcriptional regulator has product MKEPRKPIGVRQNRTRPAVLGVLARGPASGYEIRRRIEGSFGHFWQESLGQLYPTLSALSAEGLIRVVDEGGLGDRKRIRYAITKKGREALALWIKEAPAPHVERNELLLKLFFANEGELADALAHLESSSRDAQAQRDFLLTLEKELFPTGEPRELDALLGWLTLQYGLAGLGAHIDWCKGALRRLRARG; this is encoded by the coding sequence ATGAAGGAACCCAGAAAGCCAATAGGAGTGCGTCAGAACCGGACCCGGCCCGCGGTGTTGGGGGTGCTGGCGCGCGGCCCTGCGAGCGGCTACGAGATTCGCCGGCGCATTGAGGGCAGCTTCGGCCACTTCTGGCAGGAGAGCCTGGGACAGCTCTACCCCACGCTGTCGGCGCTCAGCGCAGAGGGGCTGATCCGCGTCGTCGACGAAGGAGGGCTCGGCGATCGCAAACGCATCCGCTATGCCATCACGAAGAAGGGCCGCGAGGCGCTGGCCCTCTGGATCAAGGAGGCGCCCGCCCCTCACGTCGAGAGAAACGAGCTCCTCCTCAAGCTGTTCTTCGCGAACGAGGGAGAGCTGGCCGACGCGCTGGCTCACCTGGAGTCGAGCTCGAGGGACGCTCAGGCGCAACGAGACTTCCTGCTGACGCTCGAGAAGGAGCTCTTCCCCACCGGCGAACCGCGCGAGCTGGATGCATTGCTCGGCTGGTTGACGCTGCAATATGGCCTGGCCGGGTTGGGCGCTCACATCGACTGGTGTAAGGGGGCGCTCCGCCGCCTGCGTGCCCGCGGCTGA
- a CDS encoding protein kinase domain-containing protein, whose amino-acid sequence MAARVVLIGKDSDRLFALGRAFMELGAGKVDSVESPLHATSLLTADEDPIAFILMPGTRQLVLQRLLLEHQRQSSRARLFMLVSGTPDVPPGVTPLEDMPEVMSIAERLWGELRQALPRFEKGTLVRPFWQCTVSRAWDRQRAQTVLLARLPTLERGPDGELVADWLEEARRAQAVQHRNLPPLLEAGHLEDEGFLLWEDLRGVPLKDRIYPRFMKGLRPLSVESCLWVATQVTEALAESHRAGLCHYLLDPSTVWVLPDGGVRLMYLGFGREALQTQRVLDGRFSSIIPSMADTAPEELAPYHSRRDARTDVYRLGLLLYEMLFEHHPFYERNDPLAEMKAIREKVPQPPVERRPELPAGLVSLMLRMLEKNPDRRPADAAEALEALAPFRARSALFRAPEELSQWSQEFLRTRGGEDSAS is encoded by the coding sequence ATGGCTGCTCGAGTGGTGCTCATCGGCAAAGACAGTGACCGCCTCTTCGCGCTGGGCCGGGCGTTCATGGAGCTGGGGGCCGGCAAGGTGGATTCTGTGGAGTCTCCGCTCCACGCCACCTCGCTGCTGACCGCCGACGAGGATCCGATCGCCTTCATCTTGATGCCGGGCACGCGCCAGCTGGTCCTCCAACGGTTGCTGCTGGAGCACCAGCGCCAGTCCTCCAGGGCGCGTCTCTTCATGCTCGTCTCCGGCACGCCCGACGTTCCCCCGGGAGTCACCCCGCTCGAGGACATGCCCGAGGTAATGAGCATCGCCGAGCGGCTCTGGGGAGAGCTGCGGCAGGCCCTTCCTCGCTTCGAGAAGGGCACGCTGGTGCGCCCGTTCTGGCAATGTACGGTCTCGCGAGCCTGGGACCGGCAGCGCGCGCAGACCGTACTGCTCGCTCGCCTGCCCACGCTCGAGAGAGGCCCGGACGGGGAGCTGGTGGCCGACTGGCTGGAGGAGGCACGGCGGGCCCAGGCCGTCCAGCACCGCAACCTGCCCCCACTGCTCGAGGCAGGCCACCTGGAGGATGAAGGCTTCCTGCTCTGGGAGGACCTGAGAGGCGTGCCGCTCAAGGATCGCATCTACCCCAGGTTCATGAAGGGCCTGCGGCCCCTGAGCGTCGAGTCCTGCCTCTGGGTGGCCACGCAGGTGACGGAAGCGCTGGCCGAGAGCCACCGCGCGGGCCTGTGCCACTACCTGCTCGATCCGTCCACGGTCTGGGTGCTGCCAGACGGAGGCGTGCGGCTGATGTACCTGGGCTTCGGTCGCGAGGCCCTTCAGACACAGCGGGTGCTCGACGGCCGCTTCAGCTCCATCATCCCGTCCATGGCGGACACGGCGCCCGAAGAGCTGGCCCCCTACCACTCGCGCAGAGATGCGCGCACGGACGTGTACCGGCTCGGGCTGCTGCTCTACGAGATGCTCTTCGAGCACCACCCCTTCTATGAACGGAACGATCCCCTGGCCGAGATGAAGGCCATCCGCGAGAAGGTCCCCCAGCCGCCGGTGGAGCGCCGGCCGGAGCTGCCAGCGGGCCTGGTGTCGCTCATGCTGCGGATGCTGGAGAAGAATCCGGACCGGCGCCCGGCGGACGCCGCGGAAGCACTGGAGGCCCTCGCGCCCTTCCGCGCTCGCAGCGCCCTCTTCCGCGCGCCCGAGGAGCTGAGCCAGTGGAGCCAGGAGTTCCTGCGTACACGAGGAGGCGAGGACTCAGCGAGCTGA
- a CDS encoding esterase family protein, with product MSHVDPNLRREIFGWYSHRLGMDMPIVRYGHWGPAMLLFPTAGGDFLEAERMGLIQSVAHHLFAGRFQIFGINSINPWAWMNSRIPIHAKAHNQALYSDYVEQEVVPHIRACLQNPHARIGATGASFGAFYAANAFFRRPDLFEVLLAMGGFYDLQPDFLHGYWSDEVYFNNPASYVPNLPEGPAMDLIRHHSRIHLLSSRGAWEHPGYSEHFSYLLHQRGIPHNLDIWGHDMPHDWTTWFRQLDHYVGERLGY from the coding sequence ATGTCACACGTCGATCCGAACCTGCGCCGGGAAATCTTCGGCTGGTACAGCCACCGGCTGGGCATGGACATGCCCATCGTCCGCTACGGCCACTGGGGCCCCGCGATGCTGCTCTTCCCCACCGCCGGAGGAGACTTCCTCGAGGCCGAGCGCATGGGGCTCATCCAGTCCGTCGCGCACCACCTGTTCGCGGGCCGGTTCCAGATCTTCGGCATCAACAGCATCAACCCCTGGGCGTGGATGAACTCCCGCATCCCCATCCACGCGAAGGCCCACAACCAGGCGCTCTACTCGGACTACGTGGAGCAGGAAGTCGTCCCGCACATCCGCGCCTGCCTGCAGAACCCGCACGCGCGTATCGGCGCGACGGGCGCCAGCTTTGGGGCCTTCTACGCCGCCAACGCCTTCTTCCGGCGTCCGGATCTGTTCGAGGTGCTGCTCGCCATGGGCGGCTTCTACGATCTCCAGCCGGACTTCCTCCACGGCTATTGGAGTGACGAGGTCTACTTCAACAACCCCGCCTCCTATGTGCCGAACCTGCCCGAGGGGCCGGCCATGGATCTCATCCGGCACCACAGCCGCATCCACCTGCTGTCGAGCCGCGGCGCGTGGGAGCACCCCGGCTATTCGGAGCACTTCAGCTACCTGCTGCACCAGCGCGGCATCCCCCACAACCTGGACATCTGGGGCCACGACATGCCCCACGACTGGACCACGTGGTTCCGGCAGCTCGACCACTACGTGGGCGAGCGGCTCGGGTACTGA
- a CDS encoding endonuclease/exonuclease/phosphatase family protein has product MLLVTVAWLAATAGVLLRDRVAAVAALTYAPVPLIALAGVLIDAWLRGRAWRRPRFGLSLACVAVAVWHAAGMIGWRSPGPVPPGSVPVRVLLWNVRWGGETPERVTSAWAGTVAAIVAESPDVVVLSEAPSLAHLRELPAALGPRWSFAHVQHAAGADDWYRLAVVAPHPVTLVAEHALADGVGGEFVVARPERALRVLVVDGPSAPWHDRRPMLAAVLQWVTRAAADGKPVDWIVGDFNAPSRSIGFDAYAGAGWTSAASFSGWRGTWRAPLPWLDLDHVFVRDDAWSVRACRHFTGPRPLDHRAIVSELALLR; this is encoded by the coding sequence GTGTTGCTCGTCACGGTGGCCTGGCTCGCCGCGACGGCTGGAGTGCTGCTTCGCGACCGCGTCGCGGCGGTGGCGGCGCTGACGTACGCCCCGGTGCCCTTGATTGCCTTGGCCGGAGTGCTGATCGACGCATGGCTTCGGGGCCGCGCGTGGCGGCGACCGCGCTTCGGCCTCTCGCTCGCCTGCGTTGCAGTGGCTGTGTGGCATGCAGCGGGGATGATCGGATGGCGTTCGCCGGGGCCCGTACCTCCGGGCAGCGTTCCAGTCCGTGTGCTGTTGTGGAACGTCCGCTGGGGAGGGGAGACGCCCGAGCGCGTCACCAGCGCATGGGCCGGCACGGTCGCCGCGATCGTGGCGGAGTCCCCCGATGTCGTCGTGCTGAGCGAGGCGCCGTCCCTGGCTCACCTTCGGGAGCTGCCTGCTGCGCTGGGCCCGCGCTGGTCGTTCGCGCACGTCCAGCACGCCGCCGGCGCGGATGACTGGTATCGGCTCGCCGTGGTGGCGCCCCATCCCGTCACGTTGGTGGCGGAGCATGCCCTGGCGGATGGAGTCGGCGGCGAGTTCGTGGTCGCGCGCCCGGAGCGAGCGCTGCGCGTGCTCGTGGTCGATGGGCCCAGTGCCCCGTGGCATGACCGCCGGCCGATGCTCGCCGCGGTGCTGCAATGGGTGACCCGAGCCGCGGCTGACGGGAAGCCGGTCGACTGGATCGTCGGCGACTTCAACGCTCCGTCGCGCAGCATCGGGTTCGATGCCTATGCCGGGGCAGGGTGGACCAGTGCCGCGTCCTTCAGCGGCTGGCGCGGCACCTGGCGCGCTCCTCTTCCCTGGCTCGACCTGGATCATGTCTTCGTCCGGGACGACGCCTGGAGCGTGAGGGCCTGCCGACACTTCACCGGTCCACGGCCGCTCGACCACCGCGCGATCGTGAGTGAGCTCGCCCTGCTACGGTAG
- a CDS encoding cyclase family protein, giving the protein MSTGCWKLLPFLLAPLLGACATAGASGGGAGSSPVAWLARARVVELGHPLTPDMPVFPGGTRLNAKVLGTVERDGYFIRQVEVGEHVGTHVDAPAHFAPGSATVDKLSPEVLTGPAAVVDVTAQVAGNPDYEVTTADIESWEREHGPLQPHHLVLIRTGWAARWPDEQRYRNADAAGVMHFPGLSLAASRLLRQRQVRAIGIDTLSTDPGPSATFEQHKDFLAGGGYHIENLADLSSLPPTGAFLVVSPLFVKDGSGAPARVFAFLPP; this is encoded by the coding sequence ATGAGTACCGGATGCTGGAAGCTCCTGCCGTTTCTCCTGGCCCCGCTGCTGGGGGCCTGTGCCACTGCGGGCGCGAGCGGCGGCGGGGCGGGCAGCTCCCCGGTCGCGTGGCTCGCGCGTGCCCGGGTCGTCGAGCTCGGCCACCCGCTCACCCCGGACATGCCCGTCTTCCCGGGCGGAACGCGCCTCAACGCGAAGGTGTTGGGCACCGTGGAGCGTGACGGCTACTTCATCCGCCAGGTCGAGGTGGGAGAGCACGTTGGCACCCACGTGGACGCGCCAGCTCACTTCGCTCCGGGCTCTGCCACCGTGGACAAGCTCTCCCCGGAGGTGCTGACGGGGCCAGCGGCAGTGGTGGATGTCACCGCGCAAGTGGCTGGCAACCCGGACTATGAGGTGACAACCGCGGACATCGAGTCCTGGGAACGCGAGCACGGTCCCCTGCAGCCTCACCACCTGGTGCTCATCCGGACAGGCTGGGCCGCGCGCTGGCCTGACGAGCAGCGCTACCGCAATGCGGATGCGGCCGGTGTCATGCACTTCCCCGGCCTGTCCCTGGCCGCCAGCCGCTTGCTGCGCCAGCGACAGGTGCGAGCCATCGGTATCGACACCCTCTCCACGGATCCAGGTCCCAGCGCGACGTTCGAGCAGCACAAGGACTTCCTGGCCGGGGGCGGCTACCACATCGAGAACCTCGCCGATCTCTCGTCGCTGCCACCGACCGGGGCTTTCCTCGTCGTCTCTCCGCTCTTCGTGAAGGATGGCAGCGGCGCTCCGGCGCGGGTGTTTGCCTTCCTCCCTCCTTGA
- a CDS encoding GON domain-containing protein yields MNFPKRSSVSPAVLPLPSRRRGLRALALSLAALATGCGAGDDVQPWSDAFAKASSQSLSLLPVTCADIKAADPAATDGEYTVHIDGDALLPWTVWCHDMAGTPTEYLTLAQTGPDANYSQYLASSNAPGTTVRTTYMRLRIDPLTLKVNTADQRFSTSTGGLWHANTRVTSMPYGVAMTCNQSVVPARIDLRGTSFAVAPNAFAIAGAGPVGGTVYSEANQVVTLSGGGNCGWDAPVGSFNPFNQSGAQLQLRYRAEHLPATCKEISAADALAPDGEYTLYFNKDLFQPWSVWCHNMAGTPSEYLSLVQQGASSNYSQYTAGGYSPGTDVRTTFTRLRIDPLTLRVNTSDQTFSTSTGSLRHGSTQVTSMPYATAMGCDRWGMGNIDLRGTPFAVAAGQIGIGGVSTGGSTYSYSSGNQVVGLSGYGKCGWVAPVGSFNPFNQSGASLLLVYSGVL; encoded by the coding sequence CCCGCCGTTCTTCCCCTCCCGAGCCGTCGCCGTGGCCTGCGCGCGCTGGCGTTGAGCCTCGCCGCGCTCGCCACCGGCTGCGGTGCCGGGGACGATGTCCAGCCGTGGAGCGATGCGTTCGCGAAGGCGTCGTCCCAGTCCCTCTCCTTGCTGCCCGTGACGTGCGCGGACATCAAGGCGGCCGACCCGGCTGCCACGGATGGCGAGTACACGGTGCACATCGACGGGGATGCCTTGCTGCCCTGGACCGTGTGGTGCCACGACATGGCCGGCACGCCCACCGAGTACCTCACGCTGGCTCAGACCGGGCCTGATGCGAACTACTCCCAGTACCTCGCGAGCAGCAACGCACCGGGCACCACCGTGCGGACCACCTATATGCGGCTGCGCATCGATCCCCTCACGCTGAAGGTGAACACGGCGGACCAGCGGTTCTCCACCTCCACGGGCGGGCTGTGGCACGCCAACACGCGGGTGACCTCCATGCCCTATGGCGTGGCAATGACCTGCAACCAAAGCGTGGTCCCGGCTCGGATCGATCTGCGGGGTACTTCGTTCGCGGTGGCCCCGAACGCGTTCGCCATCGCCGGCGCGGGCCCGGTGGGCGGTACCGTCTACAGCGAGGCCAATCAGGTCGTCACCCTGTCGGGAGGCGGCAACTGCGGCTGGGATGCCCCCGTGGGCAGCTTCAACCCCTTCAACCAGAGCGGCGCGCAGCTCCAGCTCCGGTACCGCGCCGAGCACCTGCCCGCGACGTGCAAGGAGATCAGTGCCGCGGACGCGCTGGCTCCGGATGGCGAGTACACGCTGTACTTCAACAAGGATCTCTTCCAGCCCTGGAGCGTCTGGTGCCACAACATGGCGGGGACGCCCTCCGAGTACCTCTCCCTGGTCCAGCAGGGCGCGTCCTCCAACTACTCCCAGTACACGGCGGGCGGGTACTCGCCGGGCACGGACGTGCGGACCACGTTCACGCGGCTGCGCATCGACCCCCTCACGCTGCGGGTGAACACGTCGGACCAGACGTTCTCCACCTCGACCGGCTCGCTCCGGCACGGCTCCACCCAGGTGACCTCCATGCCCTATGCCACGGCGATGGGCTGCGACCGATGGGGTATGGGCAACATCGACCTGCGCGGCACGCCCTTCGCAGTGGCGGCCGGTCAGATCGGGATTGGCGGGGTGTCGACCGGCGGATCGACCTACTCCTATAGCTCTGGGAACCAGGTGGTCGGCCTGTCGGGCTACGGCAAGTGCGGCTGGGTCGCCCCTGTCGGAAGCTTCAACCCCTTCAACCAGAGCGGCGCGTCGCTGCTCCTGGTGTACTCCGGCGTCCTGTAG